The genomic DNA GACAGCTCAGCCTTTTCAGCTGCACGGTTTCCCCTGCATGCATTCTCCTGTCCGCATTCAGGTAAATTACCATTCCCTGCGCCATCCCTACGGTACGCCCACTTCTAGATTTGATTTAACTCGTCATCGAAGTCATTAATGattttccattaccgtttaCCACTCATATATAGAAATACTAGAATTTTTAATCCTGCGTTGCACGGGTAGTTTTTctgcatataatttttttttaatctctgTAAgattataattcttttttttttctcaatggaaaattttaaattagaatTTCAATTTGAATAAAGtagttttaataaattaagcaAGATCCAAGGTACAAATAATTATGTCatcattttatgaaattaaatgaataatcaatatataatataaattgtatTTGCTATAGTAAAATTTtcagaataattttaaaatcttagaATATTTGTACTGTAataatctaataatatattgaacttTGTATTTGTAAGTTTTAGTTCTTTCATAGATTGTATAATTAACTTATCgcttgaaaattaattttttacaaataaaatttttcaaatggggaaaaaatacctatataaattaattcaaataaaGTTTCTTctctatcttttttatttttaaatacaaataaaattttcaagacTGAGGGCAAAAGATACTTAGATAAATTAACTTAagtaaagttttttttcttattttattatttttaaatttaatttaatctgCATTAGATCTAGaagtaaatattatttagatattgactaatataattttatatcaataaattttttatttaatcctatttattacctatataataatttttctactgctatataaataaataattatctttCTAATCCTATTAATTACATGAGATATaactttatatttatatatatatatatatttcataaaatttattgttatcttatttttcttgGAGTAATATGTCGTCCGGTGGTcgaaataatagaaaattttggaGATCCGACGAACGATGCGTGATAGTTCCATATTCTCCCCGCTCACATGCAGTGGGCAGAGCGATCGCTGAGTGCCACGTGTCGTTTTATAGCAAAAAGTTCCGACATGCATAAAATTCTTTTCCAATCCAATTGCCAACTGAAATCATCCtttctatttcaagaaaaggtgcaaattattatattatataattaaaaaagggcatgaaagaatttttttttttaaatgaaggGTTCACAGTTAATGTTGCCAATTAGGGGGAGGGGGCAAGGCAAAAGGTGCGCAACAATTTCgggtttgaaaattttccataATTAGGTTGGGTCGGTGCCCGAAATTATTAGGACAAATGGGTAAAAATCAAGAATTAATCATTATCTGGCGCTGTAATTAACGAAAAAGGAAAGTCGAAGAATCAAGAGGAATTAATTCACAAATGTTGAAATGTCCATTTCTATCCTGTCAAGCTGTTGCTCTGCTGTCTTATTGTTGGGGCAAAAAATCATAGGACAACATTTGCAATTGCCGAACTGTAGAAGAAGATATCGCTAGACAGAATATTGGACAAAGTCGGAAAATCCTCCTAACTTATACCATTTCGTTTTCGAATACCATATCTTATCCAATCCCCTTTCAATCGAAATCCCGATCAGACACAAGTTCtacgtttttttttatggttttTCTGCTTTTCACAGCTGCTCTTTCCACACCTCCGAATATCTGGCTTTTATTCCAAAAATGTCTTTCCTACCTCCGCGGCAAACGTATAAAAGTTTATaccaaaattttcataaaaagacTACGAATTCATAAATACAAACAAAAGCCAACGGATTCTATTCTCAATGCCCCTATTCGTCCTAGGTCATGAGTTTTGATAATAAATACGACTTACTTACTCagcggaaaaaagaaaaatagaattaGCCATGTCTAAACCATTAAAGAAGACGTTTTGAATACGCGCTTGATGATATTATACAATTGGGATAGAGTGGTCGCAGATAAGAGAACTGGAGTATGCACTACCAAGACTATTCCTTACATAAGTTAAATCCGTTGATCTTAATGCAACATTTCGTTAAATGGAAAGACTTTTAACATAATGTTCCGTAGAGAAAATAACGTATAATGAAGAATACGTGATATCGGAAAACCGGGATTCGATGGCAAAGGTTTCTCCATTGGAGGGATCATGCACAAACGTTTGGGTAAATTATGAAGTGTTTTCTTAGTGCATGGAATGTTCTATTAacaacacaacaaaaatcagcTTAGTGGCATCAACTTAATAAATCCTAATGAATTATGGCCCATCAGATCAATAACCAACTTTAAAGATTGGAATCAAATGcaagacagagagagagagagagtgtgtgtgTGATGATCTCAGGTGGGGCCAGGCCaggccaagccaagccaagccccTTTCTTCTTGTTGTATCGCTGCTCATTCCTCCGTTACCCCAGCTAAGATTCCAGCCTgtgtttctctctctaacctctctctctctcattatTCCTTTCCCCGCTCCCATTCCCCATTTGTTCCTATTCCCACCCCCACCTATTCCCCTTTTTATTCCCTCCCCCTTCCTCCTCATCCCTTCAAACTCACTTCTTTGCTCCCCCATAGCTCCAAGCTCAGCTCTGCTCACTGACCCCAGACGGAACAGGATTGGATTGGCCTGACCCGATACGATTACCGGACTGCATCGACTCGTATCGGAATGGATCCGTGCCCGTTCGCTCGGATCCTTGTCGGGAACTTGGCACTGAGGCTCCCCAACCGCCTGTCCTCGTCAAGTTCCAATTCCTCGTTCACCTGCGATGTCAAGCTCGCCGCGAGGTCGTCCTCGTACCCGACTCAGACCTCCACGATCCCCCTCGTCATCTCCGAGAGCTCCGTCGCGCCCGATACCTCCTCCACCCCGAAGTCCCTCGCCGCTTGCTTCAACCTCAACAAGTCCCAGATCGATAAGCTTCTACAAGAGAAGCAGCCCAAGAACAACCCCTCCCTGGAGATCTCCATCTACCGCGCTCGCCGCCACGGGTCCGCGGGAAGCGGTGGCGTGTGCGGGCTGTTGGGAGGCAGAGGAGGGGGGAACGGGAAGTTCCTGGGGAAGGTGacggttccggttccggttccaatACCGGAGCTGATGGAGTACCTGAGGAGGGGGGAGCCGAGGGGGGTTGTGATTCACAATGGGTGGGTAAAGATGGGAGCGGCGGTTCAGTCGGAGGAGGTGTTCGTGACGGTGAGGGTGGAGTCTGACCCGCGGTTCGTGTTCGAGTTCGAGAAGGAGCCCGAGTGCAGCCCTCAGGTGTTCCAGGTCCAAGGGAATGTGAAGCAGCCCGTCTTCACTTGCAAGTTCAGCTGCAGGAACTCTGCCACCGACAGGAACTTGAGATCAATGTGAGTAATTTTTATCAATCTCCAATCTTTTGCACCATTTCTTTCCGAGAAGTTCTAATTATTTAGTACGCTATATTCTTTGCTTCGTGATGCTAAAGATTCGTCTCGAACAACTGTAATATCGGAGCTTGCTCCGGTTGTCGATGCTCTATTATGAATTACTAGGCAAGGAGTAGGaggttctttcttttcttttcttttttttttttgactgGAGTCAAAGGGTTGGTGGTTCGATCCTCATCATATTTCCTGATACGGAATGTGAATTACTGGGATTCTGAGAGGTcaatttgatgaaaaagttgaaaaaagaaagtgtCTCTCTGGGTCAAAGgttaaaaaagggaaaaaaaaattgaaatgaatttgaccTAAAAATTTGGTATCTAATTCATACATTTTACATCTATATTTATGTTTTCTAACAATTGCTGAGTTTGGACTGCTGAATATGAAAGAATAAATCtccaattttttataattcttaTGATTTTGGTCTAATTCTATGTTGTTTTTCTATCGTGCAGATCGTCCTTGGAACCTAGTACGTCGAGGAGTTGGTTGTCGTCCTTAGGAAGCGGCGAAAAGGATCAGCAAGCGAAGGAGCGGAAGGGTTGGTCGATCACCATCCACGACCTCTCAGGCTCCCCAGTCGCGGCTGCCTCCATGGTGACTCCTTTCGTCCCGTCCCCAGGGACAGACCGCGTGAGCCGGTCCAACCCTGGTGCTTGGCTCATCCTGCGTCCCGGACACAACACATGGAAGCCCTGGGGCCGCCTCGAGGCCTGGAGGGAGAAGGCTGGCTCCGACGCCCTCTCCTACCGCTTTGAGCTGGTCTCCGACACTGCTGCCAGCCCCAGCACAGCCACCCCCGTTGCTGCAGGGTCCACCATCGGCATCAAGAATGGAGGGAAGTTTGTTATCGACACGACTGTGAACCTGTCCCCCGTGGCAAGCCCTAGTAGCAGCATAGATTTCGGGTCGGGGAATTGGTCGGGTTCCGGATCCACAGACTTCGGATCAGGTATCGGGTCGCCCTggccgagctttctcccgggaGGATTCGTGATGTCCTCAACCATGCAGGGGGTGGACAAGGCCAGCAGGCCCGAGGTCGAAGTCGGGGTGCAGCACGTAACGTGCACGGAGGATGCCGCTGCATTTGTGGCGCTTGCAGCAGCAATGGATCTGAGCATGGACGCATGCAGATTGTTTTCTCAGAAGCTGAGGAGAGAGCTGAGGCAACCGAGTCAGGAGTCCGTACTTTGAAGCCGGTCCAGTTCGCCGTGCACAATATCCGACATGCTAGACAAACCAGTTTATGAATCCATCGGATCTGTCGGGTAATTTCATGGAGGAACTTAGTTCTGACTTGATCCCTTTTTGGTGGTCCACAAGGAACGATCCAAGGCGTCTATTCATCTGTTTTCATTGAACTAACAGCAAATTTTTGGTGGGATTCTTTTGCCGGATCGATTGTAGAATTGTACAGATGAGTGAGAGTTTGAGAcgggcaattttttttttcctgaaatatatttaaatttatatttaatgcTTATGTACATATTTTTGTGATTGTTTTTTCGGTAAGGATATTTTTGTGATTGTTAATTATGTTGTTCTccattgaattgaattattgtTAAATTGGAGTGTTCATTCACAAGAAAGTATTGTATTTAACGGTAGTACCACATAAGATTatatcacaatatatatataaaatattatttcttacaacaatgaattatttttatcaataattttttatttacatatcaaaaattaaaatgacagACTTGATTAATTTGTGATATTATTACGTATTATCACCGTTGAATACACTATTTTTTGGTTCATTCATTTATTAAATGTGTACTTCTCTGAGTTTCCTATGTCTGGAGTTGGGGAAGACTTGGAATCCTATGTTTCTGTGCTGGAACTTCGTATAATGTTAGAGAAATCTTCCAGGCAAAGAATCCAAAGTGCAATAGCTGTATTCCTTCAACcatgaatataatatatatgtatgcacgacaagagagttttttttaattattataaaagagatatgactaaataaaaatgcatatttAATCTCACGGACGATAATCGAATATAGTATTTCATCGTTTTAAAGTGAGAATATGTACTATTGTATATTCTCCTTAATTGAAATAAGTGTTCTTTGGTATTGAGAACTAAATAGAAAAGATTTTATTAGAGAATAAGAGGAGAGGTGTCAAACTTCAAAGAGAGGTCACCGCTTTAAGACGCGTGAGAGCAGATGTTGACTCATCAAATAAGTTTCCTTTGGTATTGAgaactaaataaataataggGTACGATTTTTCTGATATGAATATAgtaaaagatataaaaaaatatatcattaataAGGAGACACAATTAGTTTCAATATAAGAATCGAATTAGAACTTCTTAATTACCAATAAAGACGTGTATACATCTCCTCAAATTTGGATTGAAATTAATAGGTCTAGTTAAGTTAttgatttaagattttattattatttaaaagtaGCAAATTACTTCGTGCGTGGGTCGCATCATTACTATAATTGGTATAAATAATTCAAGGTTTATCTATCTCTTCTCTGCTATTTCCCCTCGAAACGTCAAAAACACCTTTTATCTCACTTTCCATTTCCAAAACCATCCatattgcatatttttttgataaattttaaagACACCtcctataatttataaaatgatcAGTAATCCATTCCTTTTAAAATTAGCCACACATTACATTTCCTTTAGCtggtttttacttttttttccttaaataggGTCAAATTTTGTTCAGGTAAAGAAATCAGCTACTAGGTCGATTTGTACAGTTTCGTGACATAAGATTCATGTGGTAAAATGAATGTTCTTTCCATGTCACATCAGCAAAAAGATGGGTAGTGTGTGgttaattttgaaagaatAAAGTGTTactaatcatttcacaaaCTATAAGGATTGTCGTCTAGAtttaatctatttttttaattaataagaaCAACCATATCATGGTTGTAAAAGTAAATTTAGACTTTTCTCTCACGAATCCCCCATTTTCTATTTCCACTATCCGTCCCAGCTTTTTTTCAATGTTATAGCCACatgacttttatttttattaggtACATTATAACCACTTGTGGTTCGTAATCTCTTCATCTCCTCGCTTAgtaattgttttatttttttactaaaaataTCCGTTCCCGCCTCAATTAAGTTTCAGGAAAATCTTTTGATATCTATTTGATGTTTTAATTATAACTTTCCGTTCGTAGAGCAAGTACAACGCTCTAGCATTACAATTGAGAGAAGGAAAgcaatcatttttctttttctttctttgttaatttcattgcttatat from Punica granatum isolate Tunisia-2019 chromosome 2, ASM765513v2, whole genome shotgun sequence includes the following:
- the LOC116197141 gene encoding uncharacterized protein LOC116197141, translated to MDPCPFARILVGNLALRLPNRLSSSSSNSSFTCDVKLAARSSSYPTQTSTIPLVISESSVAPDTSSTPKSLAACFNLNKSQIDKLLQEKQPKNNPSLEISIYRARRHGSAGSGGVCGLLGGRGGGNGKFLGKVTVPVPVPIPELMEYLRRGEPRGVVIHNGWVKMGAAVQSEEVFVTVRVESDPRFVFEFEKEPECSPQVFQVQGNVKQPVFTCKFSCRNSATDRNLRSISSLEPSTSRSWLSSLGSGEKDQQAKERKGWSITIHDLSGSPVAAASMVTPFVPSPGTDRVSRSNPGAWLILRPGHNTWKPWGRLEAWREKAGSDALSYRFELVSDTAASPSTATPVAAGSTIGIKNGGKFVIDTTVNLSPVASPSSSIDFGSGNWSGSGSTDFGSGIGSPWPSFLPGGFVMSSTMQGVDKASRPEVEVGVQHVTCTEDAAAFVALAAAMDLSMDACRLFSQKLRRELRQPSQESVL